The following proteins are co-located in the Dyadobacter chenwenxiniae genome:
- a CDS encoding PAS domain S-box protein produces the protein MIKEPDSAPHSQPFSELNPFEYKLLVESLAEASWQTDASGTVLEDAPGWRAYTGQGIQQWMEEGWMGSVHPDNRIDVLTRWQTAVQNEEMLNVACRLQRPDGNWCWNDIKIIPVLAADGTVVKWVGACTDISELKQTRASFTQAETQLRLLTMLSSDTLYRMSADWHVMISLKGFDFLADTTRTNEKWFEQYIPEADQKRVRAAIDEAITAKSLFELEHQVFRADGSIGWTFSRAMPLLGTRGEITEWFGTARDITKRKIAEERKVFLLELSDKLRPLADSLDIQQTAAFLIGSRLKTDRVMYAEIAGAESEYLISRNYLASEEIIPVIGKFSAAPFGKWLIDEVKLGNTAVVNDVINDKRLTGAERDAFLGIGVRAFIITPLNKEGRWVAAMKIHQRNARQWTDLEVSLVGEVAERTWAAVQRAKAEEALAGSERRLRLAIDATELATWEWNLETDQVVWNAQHFRLHGMEVDGSSALPSAAFFDRLHPDDQSRVAAEIRRAIAENGLYDADFRIVRENGGAVRWMNGYGRVTGIVDGKPFRMSGVMFDITDRKQAEESLRHSEQQQRAILESAKDYAILTLDINRKVTSWNNGAEQILGFTEADMIGKSGDIVFVPEDRANSAPELEVVKALETGRYENERWHMRKDGSRFYGSGVTTPLLGESGSVIGVLKMMRDLTARKEAEQALVRSQERLQRALSIPTVGVLFFEENGSFTHCNEAFLRMSGFSRSEVEGGQLNINRMTLPDWMPVAQQALAELRSVGRSSPFERQLERPDGSRWWGLFAGTRLIENEYVEFVLDISYRKNAEEALLDADRRKDEFLALLAHELRNPMATLSNTLMVLELTGGMHDKLALDKAIAMMRREVVQLVRLVDDLLDVSRINQGKVTLTLEHLDFAALVKDAVLTGRPMAGSERRHLTVTLPAEPVYLNGDPARLIQAVRNLLSNAIKFTNEDGHIWVELTEEDPHAILRVRDDGIGIPADQLDRIFELFVQVNTSRTRLRDGLGLGLTLVKDFIEKHGGRIQVHSAGPETGSEFIVYLPLQTTEFK, from the coding sequence ATGATCAAAGAGCCAGACTCAGCGCCACATAGCCAACCTTTCAGTGAGCTAAATCCTTTTGAATACAAACTGTTGGTTGAATCTCTGGCAGAGGCAAGCTGGCAAACAGATGCCAGCGGAACAGTCCTGGAAGATGCTCCCGGCTGGCGGGCATATACAGGCCAAGGAATTCAGCAATGGATGGAGGAAGGCTGGATGGGATCTGTCCATCCGGACAATAGGATCGATGTTTTGACCCGCTGGCAGACAGCCGTTCAAAACGAAGAAATGCTGAATGTAGCTTGTCGCCTGCAACGGCCCGACGGCAACTGGTGCTGGAACGACATTAAAATAATTCCCGTTCTGGCAGCCGATGGAACAGTTGTTAAGTGGGTAGGGGCATGCACTGACATTTCGGAGCTAAAACAAACCCGGGCCAGTTTTACCCAGGCAGAAACCCAGCTCCGGCTTTTAACCATGCTAAGTTCGGATACATTATACCGCATGAGTGCCGACTGGCATGTGATGATCAGTCTGAAAGGTTTTGACTTCCTGGCCGATACTACAAGGACGAATGAAAAATGGTTTGAGCAATATATTCCAGAGGCAGATCAGAAAAGAGTACGCGCGGCTATTGACGAAGCTATAACTGCCAAAAGCCTTTTTGAACTGGAACACCAGGTATTCCGTGCTGACGGCAGCATTGGCTGGACATTTTCCAGGGCTATGCCTTTGCTGGGCACGCGGGGGGAGATTACAGAATGGTTTGGAACCGCCCGTGACATTACAAAGCGCAAAATAGCAGAGGAAAGGAAGGTATTTCTGTTGGAACTGAGCGATAAGCTAAGACCGCTTGCCGATTCCCTTGATATTCAGCAGACCGCGGCATTTCTGATCGGATCCAGGCTTAAAACAGACCGCGTCATGTACGCCGAGATAGCAGGCGCAGAAAGTGAATATTTGATTTCACGCAATTATCTGGCATCTGAGGAAATAATCCCTGTTATCGGGAAGTTTTCTGCTGCGCCATTTGGAAAATGGCTGATAGATGAAGTTAAGTTGGGAAATACAGCAGTCGTTAATGATGTCATAAACGACAAGCGATTGACGGGTGCCGAACGCGACGCTTTTCTTGGGATTGGGGTGAGGGCTTTTATTATTACCCCGCTTAATAAAGAAGGCAGATGGGTGGCGGCCATGAAAATACATCAGCGTAATGCGCGTCAATGGACCGATTTGGAAGTTTCGCTGGTAGGCGAGGTCGCAGAACGTACATGGGCGGCTGTGCAGCGTGCGAAGGCGGAGGAGGCGCTGGCGGGTTCCGAGAGACGGCTCCGGCTGGCTATCGACGCTACTGAGCTAGCCACCTGGGAATGGAACCTCGAAACTGACCAGGTGGTGTGGAATGCACAGCACTTTCGGCTTCATGGTATGGAGGTGGATGGTAGTAGTGCGCTGCCATCGGCGGCATTTTTCGACAGACTCCACCCAGATGATCAATCCAGGGTTGCTGCGGAAATCAGGCGCGCCATCGCTGAAAATGGATTATATGATGCAGATTTCAGAATCGTCCGGGAAAACGGCGGAGCGGTGCGATGGATGAACGGGTATGGGCGCGTAACGGGTATCGTGGATGGAAAACCTTTTCGCATGAGCGGGGTAATGTTTGATATAACAGACCGAAAACAGGCAGAAGAGTCTTTACGCCACAGCGAACAGCAACAGCGCGCCATTCTGGAGAGTGCCAAGGACTACGCCATACTAACGCTGGATATCAACCGTAAGGTCACCAGCTGGAATAACGGAGCAGAACAGATTCTGGGTTTCACCGAAGCGGATATGATCGGAAAGTCGGGCGACATTGTCTTTGTGCCCGAAGACAGGGCCAATAGTGCCCCTGAATTGGAGGTAGTGAAGGCGCTTGAGACCGGCCGCTACGAAAATGAACGCTGGCATATGCGTAAAGATGGTTCCCGCTTCTACGGTTCGGGCGTCACCACCCCTTTGCTTGGTGAATCGGGCAGTGTTATCGGAGTGTTAAAGATGATGAGGGATCTAACAGCCCGAAAAGAAGCCGAACAGGCACTCGTAAGGTCCCAAGAGCGGCTGCAAAGGGCGCTGAGCATTCCGACAGTCGGTGTCCTGTTTTTTGAGGAAAATGGAAGTTTCACGCATTGCAACGAAGCATTTTTGAGGATGAGTGGTTTTTCCCGGTCCGAGGTTGAGGGCGGGCAACTAAATATCAATCGAATGACACTGCCGGACTGGATGCCAGTTGCGCAGCAAGCATTGGCGGAGCTCAGATCAGTGGGCCGCAGTTCTCCTTTTGAGCGGCAATTGGAACGACCCGACGGTTCGCGCTGGTGGGGCTTGTTTGCTGGCACCCGACTAATCGAAAACGAGTATGTGGAATTTGTTTTGGATATCAGCTATCGTAAAAATGCAGAGGAAGCACTCCTGGACGCTGACCGGCGTAAGGATGAGTTCCTCGCCTTGCTGGCACACGAGTTGCGCAACCCAATGGCTACACTATCCAACACACTGATGGTGCTGGAACTGACTGGCGGCATGCATGATAAGCTGGCACTAGACAAGGCCATTGCCATGATGCGGCGGGAAGTTGTCCAATTGGTACGACTCGTGGATGATCTTCTGGATGTCAGCCGCATTAATCAGGGTAAGGTCACACTGACACTTGAGCATCTCGACTTTGCTGCGCTTGTGAAAGACGCAGTGCTGACTGGGCGTCCAATGGCCGGTAGCGAACGTCGTCATCTTACCGTGACCCTTCCGGCCGAACCGGTTTACTTGAATGGAGATCCTGCACGCCTGATCCAGGCAGTCCGTAACCTTTTATCAAACGCCATTAAATTTACCAACGAAGACGGTCACATCTGGGTTGAGCTGACGGAGGAAGACCCTCATGCGATCCTGCGGGTTCGCGATGATGGTATTGGCATTCCTGCTGACCAGCTGGACCGGATTTTTGAATTATTCGTCCAGGTTAACACATCCCGGACACGCTTGCGCGACGGCCTTGGTCTGGGCCTGACGCTGGTGAAGGATTTTATTGAAAAACACGGCGGACGGATTCAGGTCCATAGCGCTGGCCCGGAGACTGGCAGCGAATTTATAGTTTACTTACCTCTGCAAACAACTGAATTTAAATAG
- a CDS encoding metallophosphoesterase family protein → MQRRNLLKTIGMAVGGYSVSASASGFSLAPKRILRIAHLTDIHVQPHLWAAKGFEKCLHHLQNLEVKPDLILNTGDSVMGSSGISKEKAAREWALYHKVLGSENSIPMVSCIGNHDIWCPPTGSFSEGKKWAMDESGTAGSYRSFDKNGWHIILLDSIHCRPEGTGYYARLDEAQMDWLKKDLNNTPSHTPVLVASHIPILSASVFFDGDNLKNNQWVVPGSWMHTDSAQILGLFNRHDNVKLAVSGHIHLLDRVVYNSVTYCCNGAVSGNYWMGKYKQTSPGYAIIDLFEDGSFSNQYVNYH, encoded by the coding sequence ATGCAACGACGGAACCTGTTGAAAACGATTGGGATGGCCGTTGGCGGATATTCTGTCTCTGCCAGCGCCAGTGGTTTCTCCCTGGCCCCGAAACGCATTTTGCGCATTGCCCATTTGACAGACATTCATGTTCAGCCTCACCTTTGGGCAGCAAAGGGTTTTGAAAAATGCCTGCACCATCTCCAGAACTTAGAAGTTAAGCCGGACCTGATCTTGAATACAGGGGACTCGGTCATGGGTTCCAGTGGCATTTCAAAGGAAAAAGCAGCGAGAGAATGGGCGCTTTATCATAAAGTTTTAGGGTCGGAAAATAGCATCCCAATGGTTTCCTGCATCGGAAATCACGACATCTGGTGCCCACCGACAGGATCATTTTCAGAGGGGAAAAAGTGGGCGATGGATGAATCGGGAACGGCAGGTTCCTACCGCAGCTTTGACAAAAACGGATGGCATATTATTTTGCTGGACAGTATTCATTGCAGACCGGAGGGAACAGGCTATTATGCCAGACTTGATGAGGCACAGATGGATTGGTTAAAAAAAGATTTGAATAACACACCATCACATACACCCGTCCTGGTCGCTTCACACATCCCGATATTATCTGCAAGCGTGTTCTTTGACGGCGATAATTTAAAAAACAATCAATGGGTCGTTCCAGGCAGCTGGATGCATACCGATTCGGCGCAGATCCTTGGGCTGTTTAACCGTCATGACAACGTAAAGCTCGCCGTCAGCGGCCATATCCATCTTTTGGACAGGGTAGTCTACAACAGTGTTACCTACTGCTGTAATGGCGCAGTATCGGGCAACTACTGGATGGGTAAATACAAGCAAACAAGCCCTGGTTATGCCATCATTGATCTTTTCGAGGATGGATCCTTCTCAAACCAATACGTCAATTATCATTGA
- a CDS encoding response regulator produces the protein MEKSDKKTILVVDDNQDAAYTTGMFLELQGYNVHTRYSGQGALEAVKALHPDLVILDLAMPVMDGYQTATQLRASYGATLPLIALSGYGQQEDKRMSSQAGFNAHMVKPVDFIALIELLKSFLSNQPAN, from the coding sequence ATGGAAAAATCGGATAAGAAAACGATACTGGTCGTTGATGATAACCAGGATGCAGCCTACACGACAGGTATGTTTTTAGAGTTGCAAGGCTATAACGTGCACACACGATATTCCGGGCAAGGGGCGTTAGAAGCTGTTAAAGCACTACACCCTGACCTGGTGATACTCGACCTTGCCATGCCTGTAATGGATGGTTACCAGACGGCCACCCAGTTGCGGGCCAGCTACGGGGCGACGCTGCCACTAATTGCGCTTTCAGGATATGGCCAGCAGGAAGATAAACGCATGTCTTCTCAGGCTGGTTTCAACGCACATATGGTTAAACCCGTCGACTTTATCGCCTTAATTGAGCTGCTCAAATCTTTTCTGAGCAATCAACCCGCTAATTGA
- a CDS encoding response regulator, with translation MMRKIYLVDDDEDDRIMIRQALESVAEEIEIVELTNGKQLLFFLEENPSMEPSLILMDMNMPIMNGVEALSALKNRTHLRHIPVVFISTSENPNFVEQGYQLGANAYIVKPNTLDGYQRIAHAITLCFLNSYLPATRKGPLRKSKGKNVVVIEDNPDYAALMGILIKRDAPGLHVIHQSSAESAINFFESLDKTASAAIDLIIVDLYLPARKQGLDVLAWLRMSFMDKGIPIAPIVVLSSSGHHQDIQASYRLQANAYIVKPADPAGSFSFLTDLCSVWWETMSFPNKPASGIV, from the coding sequence ATGATGAGGAAAATTTACCTGGTAGATGACGACGAAGATGACCGGATAATGATCCGGCAAGCCCTGGAAAGCGTGGCCGAAGAGATTGAGATTGTTGAGCTTACCAATGGAAAACAGCTGCTGTTTTTTTTGGAAGAGAACCCTTCCATGGAGCCCTCACTTATTTTGATGGACATGAATATGCCCATTATGAATGGAGTTGAAGCCTTATCTGCCTTAAAGAACCGGACACACTTGCGCCATATCCCCGTGGTGTTTATTTCGACAAGCGAAAACCCGAATTTTGTTGAGCAGGGATATCAACTGGGGGCAAATGCATACATTGTCAAACCTAATACCCTGGACGGTTATCAGCGCATAGCGCATGCCATCACCCTTTGTTTTCTCAACAGCTATTTGCCAGCAACGCGCAAAGGTCCTTTAAGGAAAAGTAAAGGTAAAAATGTTGTCGTCATTGAGGACAATCCAGACTATGCAGCGCTAATGGGAATTCTAATCAAAAGAGATGCTCCCGGCCTTCATGTCATCCACCAGTCATCGGCGGAAAGTGCTATCAATTTTTTTGAATCCCTCGACAAGACAGCATCCGCAGCTATTGACCTGATCATTGTAGACTTATACCTGCCTGCCCGCAAGCAGGGCTTGGATGTACTGGCCTGGTTAAGAATGTCTTTTATGGATAAGGGCATTCCGATCGCCCCCATCGTCGTATTGAGCTCATCGGGGCATCACCAGGATATCCAGGCCAGTTACAGGCTCCAGGCCAATGCCTATATAGTTAAACCTGCTGACCCCGCCGGGTCTTTTTCGTTTCTGACCGACTTATGCTCTGTCTGGTGGGAAACTATGTCATTTCCTAACAAGCCAGCCAGCGGCATTGTATAG
- a CDS encoding ThuA domain-containing protein codes for MKASGLRNAHGSFGALVYLSIFGFLAASALVVCFFYKPGIFWSKTVLNQTPNPTLHLYHNQKSVLIFSKTNGFRHHSIEPAIAAITKECVSNGWEVFATEDAAYIDSTHLRNFKVVIFLSTTGEILNNQQKTAFENYIENGGGFAGIHSASDTEHDWPWYGSLLGTFFRDHTFLPHIPEAELITENIAHPINRGLPRQWRKADEWYNFQQNVRGKPGFQVLLSLNENSYRSVWRKMNGDHPISWTHELRRGRMFYTALGHNVQTYSDPNALRHIMGGIRWAGQLP; via the coding sequence ATGAAAGCGTCGGGGCTAAGAAACGCACATGGCAGTTTTGGCGCGCTTGTATACCTTTCCATTTTTGGTTTCCTGGCAGCATCAGCCTTGGTGGTTTGTTTCTTTTACAAGCCAGGCATTTTTTGGTCAAAAACGGTTTTGAATCAAACGCCTAACCCCACATTACATTTATATCACAACCAAAAAAGCGTTCTGATATTCAGCAAGACCAACGGGTTCAGACATCATTCGATTGAGCCTGCAATCGCTGCAATCACCAAGGAATGTGTCAGCAATGGCTGGGAAGTATTCGCTACCGAAGATGCTGCCTATATTGATTCAACACATTTGCGCAACTTCAAAGTCGTAATCTTTCTTTCCACGACAGGAGAAATACTCAACAACCAGCAAAAGACTGCCTTTGAGAATTACATTGAAAATGGTGGTGGCTTCGCCGGTATTCATTCGGCCTCTGATACGGAGCACGATTGGCCGTGGTATGGAAGCTTACTGGGAACATTCTTTCGGGATCATACTTTTTTACCTCATATTCCCGAAGCTGAACTGATTACCGAGAACATTGCACATCCCATTAATCGAGGGCTTCCCAGACAATGGCGAAAGGCTGATGAGTGGTATAATTTTCAGCAAAATGTACGCGGTAAACCTGGGTTTCAAGTCTTGTTGAGCCTGAATGAAAACTCCTACCGCTCTGTGTGGCGCAAAATGAACGGCGATCATCCGATTTCATGGACGCATGAGCTGCGCCGTGGACGAATGTTTTACACTGCACTGGGTCACAATGTGCAAACTTACAGTGATCCGAATGCACTGCGGCACATCATGGGCGGTATCCGATGGGCCGGGCAACTGCCCTAG
- a CDS encoding CheR family methyltransferase, with product MSDQRPTSETENTGYTNPELCKKPVPIVAIGGSAGGQQAVSELLSFLPADTGLAYVYIQHLSPDYDSKLDLILSAKTAMPVMEATHLMPVEPNRLYVIPPDKTMEVMDRVLVLTPRKPKPALHLPIDDFFMSLAQMQKDGAIGIVLSGMASDGTLGLKAIKVAGGITIAQDKTAAFQGMPQSAIIEGVVDLVLPPCEIAAELSRLSHHRDVFHLTSEIAEAVQDDSDKEDLAEILAFVKSAAGVDFTLYKKTTIRRRIIRRMLLYKLGTLADYAAYLKQKPTEAEMLFNDLLINVTNFFRDPATMEHVKEQILPRIVQGKSFGEAIRIWVAGCSTGQEAYSMAIMMLEVLGAKASGLPIQIFATDLSDSAIAKARMGVFTEGEVLNVSPARLERFFSKVDDHYRVNKMVRDLCVFAASNVISDPPFSRIDLISCRNLLIYLDDELQKKVFATFHYALKSDGYLLLGKSESVGSSSTYFAQIEKTQKVFVRKNNTRTKIPLDMAFKGNTTSLPVKTPTTKTTDLDKLVDNLLLSQYVPASVVVDQDLEIVQFRGVTTPFLQHSAGKASLNLSKMAHPSLVFELRNIIHKACKTEERQRKDGLEISYPGKPIYVNIEAVPITNPAHQQLFLILFEQVSENVAQVSNTGNDQRNRQLEAELTALRHDMHSIVEEQEASNEELQSANEEIVSSNEELQSINEELETSKEEIESANEELQTINQELQHRNDQLTESYEYSEAILSTINEATLVLDEHMHIKSANHAFHRFFLTSAERTEGQLIYELGNRQFDFPQFRDLLHQVSANNAAVSGLEVNVRISATEQRTMVVHARKLTLHREQITLLGFEDITVHRRDQRLLNERKQWFEKLVDNAPAMIWVCGADGKINFLNKAWLNFTGQSVGESQATFYGALHPDDLPNYQATFSENLGRQTEFSLEYRLKRSDGDYRWILENASPVFSDEENFTGYTGSGVDIHLQKTLTDQLNEHVGKKTAELSDANQKLTQTADRLQSVLNGVPASVTLMEPVYTNEGNVSDFTTSVFNQKTLEFTGQKSEQIQNKTLLEVIPVLKDAGIFDTYVQVLETGDAAYEELSVKQMTLAFFITRQVDRAGIVVTTLDITARKQAEVKLTEVAASLQAVLDSAPASIAFFKAVEAKDGQPIDFVLVVCNQKFSGDFGKSVTDLVGMLASGLLSLQNQQEMKQVYVTRNPFYEEHLLDGHPRWLATSMTRHDQGIAITELDITLFKESGFKETQLLKQLHSSNEMVESLATMKAYVQQRGAFLRSSFHDLRGSFGIIVGATTLLNTMDTQHEREKILEMLQRNLTQVSQMMNQLLDYSRLESGEETLHVRNFDAGSLLTELCTGSAQLAVEKGLSLHFEGPANLLVEGDDVKVRRIAQNLILNALKYTRKGGVNVHWHGIENGGNQAGSWKFVVSDTGPGLADHLVAKLDGREIQDFNADLQFNTQEHGEGIGLFIVKRLCEILKAKVTVKSEAGVGTSFQLIIPQSYL from the coding sequence ATGAGCGATCAAAGACCAACTTCCGAAACCGAAAATACCGGGTACACAAATCCGGAGTTGTGCAAAAAACCTGTGCCGATCGTTGCCATAGGCGGTTCGGCTGGCGGGCAGCAGGCCGTGAGCGAGCTATTATCATTTCTGCCCGCGGACACGGGGCTGGCCTACGTGTATATTCAGCACTTATCCCCGGATTACGATAGCAAACTCGACCTGATCCTTTCGGCCAAAACCGCCATGCCGGTTATGGAAGCAACCCATTTGATGCCCGTAGAACCCAACCGGCTCTATGTGATCCCGCCTGACAAAACCATGGAAGTCATGGACAGAGTGCTGGTGCTGACCCCGAGAAAACCCAAACCTGCATTACACCTGCCTATTGATGACTTTTTTATGTCACTGGCCCAAATGCAGAAGGACGGGGCAATCGGCATTGTGCTTTCAGGGATGGCCAGTGATGGGACGCTTGGCTTGAAGGCCATTAAGGTTGCCGGCGGGATCACCATTGCACAAGACAAAACGGCCGCCTTTCAGGGCATGCCGCAGTCGGCTATCATAGAGGGCGTCGTGGACCTGGTGTTGCCGCCCTGCGAAATTGCTGCCGAGCTATCCAGGCTCAGCCACCACAGGGACGTTTTCCACTTGACCTCAGAGATCGCCGAAGCTGTTCAGGATGACAGCGACAAGGAAGACCTTGCTGAAATACTGGCCTTTGTCAAGTCTGCCGCAGGCGTTGACTTTACCCTCTACAAAAAGACAACCATACGGCGCAGGATCATCCGAAGGATGCTGCTTTATAAACTCGGGACGCTCGCCGATTATGCGGCCTATCTTAAACAAAAGCCGACCGAAGCTGAGATGCTTTTTAACGACTTGCTGATCAACGTGACCAACTTTTTCCGTGACCCTGCCACCATGGAGCATGTTAAAGAGCAAATACTTCCGCGCATCGTTCAGGGCAAGTCTTTTGGTGAGGCCATCCGCATTTGGGTGGCGGGGTGCTCTACAGGCCAGGAAGCCTATTCGATGGCCATTATGATGCTGGAAGTGCTAGGCGCAAAGGCGTCGGGTCTGCCGATACAGATTTTTGCCACTGACCTGAGCGATTCAGCCATTGCCAAGGCCCGTATGGGCGTTTTTACAGAAGGTGAGGTTCTGAATGTTTCACCCGCCCGCCTTGAGCGCTTTTTTTCCAAAGTCGACGACCATTACAGGGTCAATAAAATGGTGCGGGACCTTTGTGTTTTCGCCGCTTCAAATGTCATAAGCGACCCGCCATTTTCGCGGATAGATCTGATCAGCTGCCGTAACCTGCTGATATACCTGGATGATGAGTTGCAAAAGAAAGTTTTTGCCACTTTTCACTATGCCCTTAAATCCGACGGATATCTGTTGCTGGGAAAGTCGGAGTCTGTGGGAAGCTCCTCAACGTATTTTGCGCAGATCGAAAAAACGCAAAAAGTATTTGTGCGTAAAAACAACACCCGGACTAAAATTCCACTTGACATGGCATTCAAAGGCAATACAACTTCCCTTCCCGTAAAAACTCCCACAACCAAGACCACCGACCTGGACAAACTAGTGGATAACCTGCTGCTCTCACAGTATGTGCCAGCTAGCGTGGTCGTTGACCAGGACCTGGAGATCGTCCAGTTCCGGGGTGTCACTACACCTTTTTTACAGCATTCAGCAGGGAAAGCTAGTTTGAACCTGTCCAAGATGGCACATCCGTCACTGGTTTTTGAGCTTCGCAACATTATCCATAAAGCATGTAAAACGGAAGAAAGACAAAGAAAAGATGGCCTGGAAATCAGTTATCCGGGGAAGCCCATCTACGTTAATATTGAGGCTGTACCCATCACAAACCCGGCCCATCAGCAGCTTTTCCTGATTTTGTTTGAGCAGGTAAGCGAGAACGTGGCGCAAGTTTCCAATACCGGGAACGACCAACGCAACCGCCAGCTGGAAGCCGAGCTAACAGCCCTTCGGCATGATATGCATTCGATCGTTGAGGAGCAGGAGGCCAGTAATGAGGAACTGCAATCGGCCAATGAAGAAATTGTCAGCAGCAATGAAGAGCTGCAAAGCATTAACGAAGAACTTGAAACAAGCAAGGAAGAAATTGAATCGGCCAATGAAGAGTTACAAACCATCAATCAGGAGCTCCAACACCGCAATGACCAACTGACCGAGTCTTATGAATATTCAGAGGCAATTCTTTCAACGATCAATGAGGCGACCCTTGTTTTGGACGAACACATGCATATCAAAAGTGCCAACCACGCATTTCACCGGTTCTTTTTAACAAGCGCTGAGCGGACGGAAGGGCAATTGATCTATGAGCTGGGTAACCGCCAATTCGATTTTCCACAGTTCCGTGACCTGCTGCACCAGGTCAGCGCCAACAATGCGGCTGTTAGCGGTCTTGAGGTTAATGTACGGATCTCTGCCACTGAGCAGCGAACGATGGTGGTCCACGCCAGAAAACTGACGCTTCACCGTGAACAGATCACCCTCCTGGGTTTTGAGGATATTACTGTCCACCGCCGTGACCAGCGGCTGCTCAATGAAAGGAAGCAATGGTTTGAAAAACTTGTCGACAACGCGCCGGCCATGATCTGGGTTTGCGGTGCTGATGGCAAGATTAATTTTCTCAACAAAGCCTGGCTTAACTTTACCGGGCAGTCTGTGGGAGAGAGCCAGGCAACATTTTACGGGGCACTACATCCCGACGACCTGCCAAATTACCAGGCCACTTTCTCTGAAAACCTGGGACGTCAGACAGAATTCAGTCTGGAATATCGCCTTAAACGAAGCGATGGGGATTACCGCTGGATATTGGAAAATGCCAGTCCGGTGTTTTCCGATGAAGAAAATTTTACCGGTTATACGGGTAGCGGGGTTGATATTCATCTTCAAAAAACGCTGACTGACCAGCTTAATGAGCATGTTGGCAAAAAAACAGCGGAGCTTAGTGATGCCAACCAGAAACTGACACAGACAGCCGACCGCCTTCAGAGCGTGCTGAACGGCGTTCCCGCCTCCGTTACGCTCATGGAGCCCGTCTACACGAACGAGGGTAATGTTTCTGACTTTACCACGTCGGTATTTAATCAAAAAACCCTGGAATTTACCGGCCAGAAAAGTGAGCAAATCCAGAATAAGACATTGCTGGAAGTAATCCCTGTCTTAAAGGATGCCGGCATCTTTGATACATATGTACAGGTTTTAGAGACCGGTGATGCAGCCTACGAGGAATTATCTGTGAAGCAGATGACACTTGCCTTTTTTATCACAAGGCAGGTTGACCGTGCCGGCATTGTTGTTACCACACTGGACATCACTGCCCGCAAGCAGGCGGAAGTTAAACTTACCGAGGTCGCTGCGAGCTTGCAGGCAGTCCTGGACAGCGCACCGGCTTCGATCGCATTCTTCAAGGCAGTTGAGGCCAAAGATGGGCAGCCAATCGATTTTGTATTGGTTGTATGCAACCAGAAGTTCTCCGGTGACTTTGGAAAATCGGTTACTGATCTGGTGGGCATGCTTGCGTCAGGGCTTCTCTCGTTGCAGAATCAGCAGGAGATGAAGCAGGTTTACGTAACCAGAAACCCCTTCTACGAAGAGCATTTGCTGGATGGACATCCGCGGTGGCTGGCAACTTCCATGACCCGGCATGACCAGGGTATAGCGATTACTGAGCTGGACATTACCCTTTTTAAAGAAAGCGGTTTTAAAGAGACGCAGCTACTCAAACAGCTGCACAGCTCCAATGAAATGGTCGAGTCACTGGCTACGATGAAAGCATATGTCCAGCAGCGCGGTGCCTTTTTGCGTTCTTCATTTCACGACCTTCGTGGCAGTTTCGGTATCATCGTAGGCGCGACGACCCTGCTCAATACAATGGATACCCAGCACGAACGGGAAAAAATTCTTGAAATGCTGCAGCGGAACCTGACCCAGGTTTCGCAAATGATGAACCAGTTGCTGGATTATTCCAGGCTTGAATCAGGTGAGGAAACGTTGCACGTGCGAAACTTTGATGCCGGAAGCCTTTTGACAGAGCTGTGCACCGGGTCAGCGCAGTTAGCTGTGGAAAAAGGGCTTTCCCTACACTTTGAGGGGCCAGCAAATCTGCTTGTGGAAGGTGACGATGTCAAAGTACGACGTATTGCTCAAAACCTGATTTTGAATGCATTGAAGTATACCCGGAAAGGTGGGGTAAATGTTCATTGGCACGGCATTGAGAACGGCGGGAATCAAGCTGGCTCATGGAAATTTGTAGTTTCCGATACCGGGCCAGGACTTGCCGACCACTTGGTGGCAAAATTAGATGGCAGAGAAATCCAGGATTTTAATGCTGATTTGCAATTTAATACACAGGAACACGGAGAAGGGATTGGGCTTTTCATTGTCAAACGTCTTTGTGAGATCCTCAAAGCAAAGGTAACTGTGAAAAGTGAAGCAGGTGTCGGAACAAGCTTCCAACTTATTATCCCACAATCCTATTTGTGA